The Streptomyces durmitorensis genome contains the following window.
TGTAGGGCGCCAGTTCGTGCAGCGCGTCCAGCGCGAGGACCGCGCCGCCGAGCACCAGCGGAGCCTGTAGCCGGTGCCGGGCGCCCACCAGCGTGATCAGCAGGGCCGCGGTGCCCAGGAGCAGCGGGCGCTGCCAGTGCGCGTCGCTCCAGGCGGCGATGAGGCTCGGCAGGAGGGTCGCGGCGAGGCCGGGGCCGTACGCGGTCCAGGAGGACGTCTCTGGGGAGCGGCGGCGCCGCAGCACGCCGATCAGGAGGGCGGGGACGGTGACCGGCAGGGTGTACGCCTCCGGGGTGCCGACGTCCCAGGCGGCCAGGCGTACCCAGGTCGCCAGGAGGAACAGCGCACCGGCCGCGTACCCGACGGGGCGGCGGTCCGTGCGGAGCGCGGTGCCCGCGGCGATGACGCCACCCAGCGCGAGGGCCAGGGCAAGGGTCGTCGCGTGCCCCGTGGTGAGGACGACGGCGAGTCCGCCCGCGAGGGCCCCGGTGATCTCCACCGGCGGCGTCAGCGGGTGACGGCCGAGCCGGGCCGCGGCGAGGGCGCTGAGCGCGGGGACGACCAGCATGAGCAGCCCGGTGTGGTCCGGACGCAGGTTCCAGGCGGCGCCCGTGGCACAGGCGAGCGCGGTGGCGTACGCGACGGCCGCACCGACGGCGGCGGGCGCCACACCGGGCACGGGTGCCTGACGGCGGGCCGCGAGCACTGTCGCCGCCAGGAACAGAGCCGTCAGGGCGCCGAGAGTGCCGAGCGTCGCCTCAGTGGTGGCCAGGGCAAGGAACGCGACGCTCACCGAGGAGGCGACCGCCAGGCTCAGCGAGGTGAGGGCGACCGCCTTCGAGGCGACGCGCGACGCGACGGCGAGCAGGGCGGCGGTCAGGACGACGTACGCCGACACCCCGGCCGCATAGGGGAGTTGGAGTGCGGAGGGGAGGATGAGAAGGGCGGCCCAGGCGAGGGTCAGGGCGCCGGAGCGGGTGATGGCGGGGGTGTTGAGGTGAGGTGCGCCGGACGGACCCGAGGCGGGGGCGAGGGGCGGTTCGGCGCCCCGCTCCGCACCGGCATCCGCCGAAGGCTCTGCGCCCGGCCTCGTTGCGGACCCCGCATCGGGACCGGTGGCAGGATCCGCACCGGGCGCCGCGGTCGGCGCCGCGCCGGGACCTGAGGCAGGGGCGGCGGATGGTGCCGCTGCGGCGGCAGCTGACCGGCTGCGCGGCAGCGTCCCCGGCAGCTCAATGATCGCGGGCAGAAGACGGGCCGCCGCGAACAGCGCCCCGGCGACCGCCGCGAGGACGAGCGAGGCCATGACGGGGTGTTGGACGGGCAGTCCGGATACGGCGAACGCGTCCCCCGCGTCCTCCGGCGCGCCCGACCACGCCTTTCCGGCCCAACTCACGGGCCCGAACAGGGCGGTGACGAACGCGGGCAGCGTCCACAGCGCCGCGAGCGCGTGCACCAGGAGCGCCGCACCGGCGATCCCACGCAGGACGGGGCGCGGCAGGGCGGTGCGTACGACCGCCAACAGCGCGATGCCGCACGCCAGATAGCCGGGGACCGTCCATGCGGAGGGCAGCGCCTCGCGCAGCACACCACCGGCCGCGGCCGCCACGAGCAGGCCGCCCGCGAACGCCGCGCCCGTCGCCTGCGTGATCAGCCACGCAGCCACCAGCGCGATCGACGCGGCAAGCATCAGGAGCGCGCTCGCCCGCGCCGCGTCGGGCAGATCCGTGGCGGACCAGGACAGATACCCCGAGCTCGCCGCGCCCCACAGCCCCGTGGCGCAGGCGCCGACGGTCGCGATGACGCGTACGGCCGGGTCCCCGACCCGCAGCGCGATGGCGACGTCGAACGCCGCCGTCACCAGAAGCGCCGCAGTCGTCGCGTGGTCACCCGCCTCCGCGGCGCGCGCCCAGAGGAACAACGGGAGTTGAGCGGTCGCCACGGCCAGCGGCAAGGGCAGCCGCAGCTCGCGGAAGAGCAGTCCGTACGCCGCCCACAGCGCCGCGAGCCCGGCGGACGCGGCCGCCGTGTAGCCCAGGGCGTCGGCCTGTGGCAGGGCGACGGCACGGAGGGCGTACGCGTCCAGGGCGGTCAGGGCGAGGCCGAGCGCGGCCACCGTCTCCGCCGTCGAACGCAGCTTCCGGCGCAGAAGGAGCGCGGGCACGCCGAGTGCCGTGAGCGTCACGGCCGCGAGGACGGCGCTGCGGCCGCCGATGCCGAGATGGCCCCAGCTCACCAGCGTGAAGGCGATCGCCGCGATGGTCAGCAGGATGCCGCCCAGCGTGAGCAGCGCGTTCTGCACGTTCGGCGGTGTGGCCTCCGGGGCGCGGGCCGGCCGCGGGGGAGCGGGGGCGGGTGCCGCTGCCGCTTGCAGGGCGGTGATCAGCCAGGCGCGGCGTTGCAGCAACTGCGACCTGCGCGCGTCGAGTCGGTGCAGCTCCAGGTCGAGGACGCGGAGCTCCTCGGCCGGGGGCGGAATGTTCGTCATGGCGTGGAGTGTGGTCCAGGACACAGCAACCGACATCGGTGCGGATACTCAGTACGTACTCAGATCGGACGCCCTACCGGCAGACTCGGACCATGGACTGGAGCCACTACCGCTTCCGCAGCATCTGGAACGTGCCCGCACCGCCCTGTGACGTGTACGCCGTCCTCGAACGCGCCGAGGACTATCCGGCGTGGTGGCCCCAGGTGCGTGAGGTGACCCCCGTGGACGAGCACAGCGGCACCGCGCGCTTCCGCTCCCTCCTGCCGTACGACCTGTTCGTCACCGGCGAGGAGCGGCTCCGCGACCCGGAGAGCGGAGTCCTGGAGATCGCGATGACCGGGGATCTGGAGGGCTGGGCGCGCTGGACCGTCACGGCCGTGCCGGACGGGACACAGGCGGTCTACGAGCAGGAAGTGGTGGTGCGCAAACCGCTGATGCGGCGCCTCGCCGTGCCCGGGAGACCCGTCTTCCTCCTCAACCACGCGCTGATGATGCGCGCGGGCGAGCGAGGTCTGAAGGAGCACCTCGGAGGGGACTTGAGGGGGGACTGACGGCTTCCGCGGAAGCGGTTTGAAGGAAACCCGCGAAGACCTGTATTGTTCAGTCCGTTCCCGGGCGATTAGCTCAGTGGGAGAGCGCTTCGTTCACACCGAAGAGGTCACTGGTTCGAACCCAGTATCGCCCACCCGGAGAATGCCGGTCCGTCACCGACGGACCGGTTTTTTTCATGCCAACACAGCTTCATGCCACCACAGCTTCATGCCCGCACTCGTACGGACCGTCAGGCTGCCGCAGGCATTTCGGGCCGCAGGGGCCAGGCCGGATCCACGGCCTCCGGCGTACCGCTGCGCGCGAACCAGGCCTGCAGACCGCGCGCCTGCGCCGCGTGCCACACCGCCTGGAGCGCGTGCAGCTCGGCAGGCGAGAGCCGTTCGAGCCGGGACGCGAAGCGCTGACCCACGGCACGCACGACATCCAGCGCGGCCTGCGCGTCGGCCGCCGCGTCGTGCGCCTCGTCCAGTTCCACCGCGTAGTGCGCGCACAGATCGGTCAGGGTGCGGCGGCCCTTGCGGTAACGGTCGAGCTGCTTGTCCAGGACCCGCGGATCCAGGACGCACAGGGACGAGCCCGCCATGTAGTGGCTGAGCGACGACGCGCGGTGCCTGCGCAACTCCCGGTCCAGGATCGTCAGATCGAACGGTGCGTTCATGACGACGATGGGGCGGCCCGCCGCACCCTGCTCCGCCAGTTCCCTCGCTATCTCCTCCATCACCGGCGCGGGCCAGCGGCCGTTGTGCTGGAGATGTTCCTCCGTCAGGCCGTGCACCGCGGTGGCGCCCGCGGGCACGGGAACGCCCGGGTTCACCAGCCAGCGAGTGATCCGCGGGCGGGTGCCCGCACCTTGCTGGACGACGACGGCGGCCGACACAATGCGGTCGGTCTCGACATCGACGCCCGTGGTCTCCGTGTCGAATGCGGCCAAGGGCCCCTCGTACCAGCACGTCATAGTGACGCAACTCCTCGATCATGTCCGGCAGATGGCTTTCCTCCCCTGCCCACACCGGTGATACCCGGGCCGTTTGCGCTGTACGCAGCCCGGAGACAACAGAGGTACAGGGCCCCGGAATTGACCGGCCCGAAGCGGGGATTCACTGGTTCGGAAGGCTCGTTGCACATGGCGCTCGCGCAGCCCGAAAAGGGTGGGCTGCTGCCCGAGCGGATCGCACCGCCGCGCGGCACACTCGCCACCACCGCCTGCATGGAGACCCTTCAGGTGGGTTATCTGCACGCCGTCGCCGCCGCGGCGGGGTGCTCGCTCTCGCAGCCCTTCCCGGACAACGGGATCGACTGGCACGTCAGCCACAGCGCCCCCGGGCACACGGTCGACGACGAAGTCACCATCAAGGTGCAGCTCAAGTGCACGTACCAGATACCGCCGAACCCCCCGGGCGCCGCCTTCTCCTTCACGCTCGACAACCCGCACCTGGAGAAGCTCGCCCGGACCCCGGTCGCGGTGCACAAGATCCTGGTCGTGATGCTCGTGCCCCGGTCGCAGGACGACTGGCTGCGCGCGAGCCACGACCGGCTCGACCTGCGGCACTGCTGCTACTGGACCAACCTCGCCGGACACCAGGTGACCGGCCGGCGCAGGACCACCGTGCGCGTCCCGACCTCGCGGATCTTCGACGACAGGGCCCTCTGCGAGATCATGACGCGGGTCGGGACGGGAGGGAGACCCTGATGCACCGCCCGATCGAAGAGCCGCTACGTTCCGTTCGCCCGCACCCCGTTGAAGCCGCGGGCGCCTGGGCCGATCCGCTGGGTCCGCTCGACCCCGCGCAGGTCGACCCCGCCGTGCTCGGCGCGCTGCTGGACCGGCACGGCTGGCACCGGCGCGGGGGAGCGGCGGGGCGCTACGCCCGCTGGAGCCCTCCGGGACCCGGCGGCTCCGGCACGAGTCTGCTCGTGCCGGAGAGCAGGGCCTTCCCCGACTGCGAGGACCTGCTGGGCGAGGCGCTCACCGCGCTGTCGCGCAGTGCGTCGCCGTCCGCGCGTGACGTGCTCGTCGGGCTCACCGTGCCCAGCGACGAGATCCGCTGGTGGCGGGATGTCCCGCTGGGTCCCGCGGGCGCCGCGACCTGGACGGCGGAGGAGCAACTGCGGGCGGCGGCACGGCAGATGCTGCTCGCGGGAGCCCTCGCGGCGCGCGGCCGTGCCGGGTACTACGGGGCGCGGCACCGTGGGCCCGCCGCCGCTTCCCTGGAGAGCGTCCTGGTCGGGCCCGCTCCCGGTGGGCGCCAGCTCACCGCGTTCGTGCCCGTCCTGACCGGGCGCCTGATCGCGGTGCGGCTGCACCAGGCGCTGTACGCGGTCCGCGAGGCCGTCGACTACCAACGCGCCACCGGTGGCATGGACGCCTTCGACGGTGCCGTGGAGGCGGGCGTCAGCCATGAGCTGACCGAGGCCGTCGTGGCCCTGGTGCGGGGCACGGAAGGGGCGCGGATCGCCGTGGAGTGGGCGCCGGCCGCCGGGGTGCCCGAGGGGTGCGCCGTCGATGCGGAGCCCGTCGAGTTCTCGCCCGGTGACCTGACGGTGCTGCGGGAGGCGAGCGCCCGCTATCTGCGGGACGAGCCTGCGATGCCGGTGCGGATCACGGGGGCCGTGGTGCGGATGCGGCGGTCGGGGCCGCGGGGTGAGGGCACCGTGCGGGTGCGGGTGCTCGCAGGGGCGGACGTCCCCCACGTACGCATGACCCTCGACGAGGAGTCGTACCGCATCGCGGGCCATGCCCACCTCGTGGGCCTTCCGATCCGGGTGCACGGGCGCCTGGAGAGCCGGGGCGGGTTCCGGCGGCTCACCGGGGCCTGTGGAGTGGTGCCGGTGCAGGTGGACGACGCGGAGAAGGACCGCCTGATGAAGTCCCTCCAGGAGAATCTCGACTTCTTCGAGGAGGCGTGCAGCGGCGACTAGGGGCGCCTGGGGCGGGTGCGGCCGGGGCCGGGGAGACAACCGTTTCGCGATGGGCGCCCCCGGCTCGGTACGATTCGTTTCGCGCGCAGGAGCAGATCTGCCGCGACCCCCTTCAGGTAGGAGAAGACCGGTGTCAGACGTCCGTGTGATCATCCAACGCGATTCCGAGCGGGAAGAGCGCGTGGTGACGACGGGCACTACGGCCGCCGAACTCTTCGCCGGTGAGCGCACCATCGTCGCCGCCCGTGTGGCCGGCGAGCTGAAGGACCTCGCGTACGCCGTGCAGGACGGCGAGGAGGTCGAGCCGGTCGAGATCTCCTCCGAGGACGGCCTGAACATCCTGCGCCACTCC
Protein-coding sequences here:
- a CDS encoding SCO7613 C-terminal domain-containing membrane protein gives rise to the protein MTNIPPPAEELRVLDLELHRLDARRSQLLQRRAWLITALQAAAAPAPAPPRPARAPEATPPNVQNALLTLGGILLTIAAIAFTLVSWGHLGIGGRSAVLAAVTLTALGVPALLLRRKLRSTAETVAALGLALTALDAYALRAVALPQADALGYTAAASAGLAALWAAYGLLFRELRLPLPLAVATAQLPLFLWARAAEAGDHATTAALLVTAAFDVAIALRVGDPAVRVIATVGACATGLWGAASSGYLSWSATDLPDAARASALLMLAASIALVAAWLITQATGAAFAGGLLVAAAAGGVLREALPSAWTVPGYLACGIALLAVVRTALPRPVLRGIAGAALLVHALAALWTLPAFVTALFGPVSWAGKAWSGAPEDAGDAFAVSGLPVQHPVMASLVLAAVAGALFAAARLLPAIIELPGTLPRSRSAAAAAAPSAAPASGPGAAPTAAPGADPATGPDAGSATRPGAEPSADAGAERGAEPPLAPASGPSGAPHLNTPAITRSGALTLAWAALLILPSALQLPYAAGVSAYVVLTAALLAVASRVASKAVALTSLSLAVASSVSVAFLALATTEATLGTLGALTALFLAATVLAARRQAPVPGVAPAAVGAAVAYATALACATGAAWNLRPDHTGLLMLVVPALSALAAARLGRHPLTPPVEITGALAGGLAVVLTTGHATTLALALALGGVIAAGTALRTDRRPVGYAAGALFLLATWVRLAAWDVGTPEAYTLPVTVPALLIGVLRRRRSPETSSWTAYGPGLAATLLPSLIAAWSDAHWQRPLLLGTAALLITLVGARHRLQAPLVLGGAVLALDALHELAPYIVQVVDALPRWLPPALAGLLLLAIGATYEQRLRDARRVRDVLGRMH
- a CDS encoding SRPBCC family protein, producing the protein MDWSHYRFRSIWNVPAPPCDVYAVLERAEDYPAWWPQVREVTPVDEHSGTARFRSLLPYDLFVTGEERLRDPESGVLEIAMTGDLEGWARWTVTAVPDGTQAVYEQEVVVRKPLMRRLAVPGRPVFLLNHALMMRAGERGLKEHLGGDLRGD
- a CDS encoding 3'-5' exonuclease, coding for MTCWYEGPLAAFDTETTGVDVETDRIVSAAVVVQQGAGTRPRITRWLVNPGVPVPAGATAVHGLTEEHLQHNGRWPAPVMEEIARELAEQGAAGRPIVVMNAPFDLTILDRELRRHRASSLSHYMAGSSLCVLDPRVLDKQLDRYRKGRRTLTDLCAHYAVELDEAHDAAADAQAALDVVRAVGQRFASRLERLSPAELHALQAVWHAAQARGLQAWFARSGTPEAVDPAWPLRPEMPAAA
- a CDS encoding DUF4365 domain-containing protein, coding for MALAQPEKGGLLPERIAPPRGTLATTACMETLQVGYLHAVAAAAGCSLSQPFPDNGIDWHVSHSAPGHTVDDEVTIKVQLKCTYQIPPNPPGAAFSFTLDNPHLEKLARTPVAVHKILVVMLVPRSQDDWLRASHDRLDLRHCCYWTNLAGHQVTGRRRTTVRVPTSRIFDDRALCEIMTRVGTGGRP